In a single window of the Eleginops maclovinus isolate JMC-PN-2008 ecotype Puerto Natales chromosome 6, JC_Emac_rtc_rv5, whole genome shotgun sequence genome:
- the tcf3a gene encoding transcription factor 3a isoform X4: MAAVESDKELNDLLDFSAMFEPPVSNGKNRPTTLASSQFGGSGIDERSASGPWGPGEQNSPSFNQGRGYGEQGLYSEQEGIAPAPMYGSGIVGKPERGPYSSFAPQPGFMPNEMPMPSPDALSPSGMKSNSQFYSSYEGSNARRRPSQEPIGTQPKKIRKVPPGLPSSVYASASGEEFNRDNAGYPAPKAGNVYPPPFYMQEGLHPPSDPWGSARSMVQPAYTTMLGNPPHLSQHAPFTALNPQDRLKRQPLPLSPQNYPMHGGEVNGAHPAGFHSGPSSFGVPSHTPPMADPIMANRGTVPGSSGDEIGKALASIYPSDPHSNTYPPSPSTPSGSPQAVSGSASQWTRSSGQATPSPNFDSGIQSMPNNKMEDRLDEALNVLQRHASGQGGPGLAEMHSLLASGLGLPPAFTSAALGLASRLPGLMSSLHEDSAGLPSSGGLMHGHHGPASGQTGSQPEGFTGLSGSLNRSSGSDIKREDKEDDENCSITDSVVSVNDENLTAEEKEQREKERRHANNTRERVRVRDINEAFRELGRMVQVHMQTDKAQTKLIILQQAVQVIMGLEKQVRERNLNPKAACLKRREEEKVSGVDPQMQLGGHMGDGHM, encoded by the exons ATGGCTGCAGTGGAATCAGACAAGGAGCTCAACGACTTGCTGGATTTTAGCGCG ATGTTTGAGCCTCCAGTATCAAACGGGAAGAACCGTCCAACTACTCTCGCCAGCAGTCAGTTTGGAGGTTCAG GTATAGATGAGAGGAGTGCATCCGGTCCCTGGGGGCCCGGAGAACAGAACAGTCCATCTTTCAACCAAGGAAGG GGTTATGGAGAGCAGGGCCTTTACAGTGAGCAGGAGGGCATTGCCCCTGCCCCCATGTATGGATCAGGGATTGTTG GAAAGCCTGAGCGAGGACCATACTCGTCATTTGCACCACAG CCGGGCTTTATGCCCAATGAAATGCCCATGCCCAGTCCTGATGCCCTCTCCCCGTCTGGCATGAAGTCCAACTCCCAGTTTTATTCCTCATATGAGGGAAGCAACGCTCGTAGGAGACCCTCACAGGAGCCCATTG GCACACAGCCAAAAAAGATCAGGAAGGTGCCCCCTGGCCTGCCCTCCTCG GTTTATGCATCAGCCTCAGGAGAGGAGTTTAACCGGGACAATGCTGGCTACCCAGCCCCGAAGGCAGGAAACGTCTACCCACCACCATTCTACATGCAAG AAGGCCTTCACCCACCCTCTGATCCATGGGGCTCTGCCAGGTCGATGGTTCAGCCTGCTTATACTACCATGCTGGGAAACCCCCCCCACCTGAGCCAGCATGCTCCCTTCACTGCCCTCAACCCCCAAGACAGACTG aaacGGCAGCCGCTGCCCCTCTCTCCCCAGAACTACCCCATGCATGGCGGTGAGGTGAACGGGGCTCATCCTGCGGGCTTCCACTCGGGCCCCAGCAGCTTCGGAGTCCCCAGCCACACACCCCCTATGGCTGACCCCATTATGG CAAATCGAGGAACAGTACCGGGAAGTTCAGGGGATGAGATTGGAAAAGCCCTAGCATCT ATCTATCCCTCCGATCCGCACAGTAACACCTACCCTCCGTCTCCATCTACTCCCTCTGGCTCTCCCCAGGCTGTATCAG GCTCTGCATCCCAGTGGACTCGGTCCTCTGGCCAGGCCACACCTTCGCCCAACTTTGACAGTGGAATTCAGTCCATG CCGAATAATAAAATGGAGGACCGTCTGGACGAAGCCCTCAATGTTCTTCAGCGTCACGCCAGCGGACAAGGAGGGCCAGGCCTGGCTGAGATGCACAGTCTGCTGGCGTCCGGCTTAGGGTTACCTCCTGCCTTCACCAGCGCAGCACTTGGATTGGCCAGTCGCCTGCCTGGACTG ATGTCCAGTCTCCATGAGGACTCTGCTGGCCTGCCCTCTAGTGGAGGACTTATGCACGGTCACCACGGCCCTGCATCTGGCCAGACGGGCTCTCAGCCTGAAGGCTTCACCG GCCTGTCCGGGAGCCTCAATCGCTCCAGTGGGTCTGATATAAAACGAGAGGACAAGGAGGACGATGAAAACTGCTCAATCACCGACAG CGTTGTCTCGGTGAACGATGAGAACCTGACTgcagaggagaaggagcagaGGGAGAAGGAGCGCCGCCACGCTAACAACACTAGGGAGAGGGTGCGCGTGCGCGACATTAACGAAGCCTTCAGAGAGCTGGGCAGGATGGTTCAGGTCCACATGCAGACCGACAAGGCCCAGACCAAGCTTATCATCCTGCAGCAGGCTGTGCAGGTCATTATGGGCCTGGAGAAGCAGGTGCGAG
- the tcf3a gene encoding transcription factor 3a isoform X1: MAAVESDKELNDLLDFSAMFEPPVSNGKNRPTTLASSQFGGSGIDERSASGPWGPGEQNSPSFNQGRGYGEQGLYSEQEGIAPAPMYGSGIVGKPERGPYSSFAPQPGFMPNEMPMPSPDALSPSGMKSNSQFYSSYEGSNARRRPSQEPIGTQPKKIRKVPPGLPSSVYASASGEEFNRDNAGYPAPKAGNVYPPPFYMQEGLHPPSDPWGSARSMVQPAYTTMLGNPPHLSQHAPFTALNPQDRLKRQPLPLSPQNYPMHGGEVNGAHPAGFHSGPSSFGVPSHTPPMADPIMANRGTVPGSSGDEIGKALASIYPSDPHSNTYPPSPSTPSGSPQAVSGSASQWTRSSGQATPSPNFDSGIQSMPNNKMEDRLDEALNVLQRHASGQGGPGLAEMHSLLASGLGLPPAFTSAALGLASRLPGLMSSLHEDSAGLPSSGGLMHGHHGPASGQTGSQPEGFTGLSGSLNRSSGSDIKREDKEDDENCSITDRSEDEKKDVKARLGTSLDDEEDDEDLPVEVKAEREKVRRMANNTRERLRVRDINEAFKELGRMCQLHMSHEKPQTKLIVLQQAVNVILNLEQQVRERNLNPKAACLKRREEEKVSGVDPQMQLGGHMGDGHM, translated from the exons ATGGCTGCAGTGGAATCAGACAAGGAGCTCAACGACTTGCTGGATTTTAGCGCG ATGTTTGAGCCTCCAGTATCAAACGGGAAGAACCGTCCAACTACTCTCGCCAGCAGTCAGTTTGGAGGTTCAG GTATAGATGAGAGGAGTGCATCCGGTCCCTGGGGGCCCGGAGAACAGAACAGTCCATCTTTCAACCAAGGAAGG GGTTATGGAGAGCAGGGCCTTTACAGTGAGCAGGAGGGCATTGCCCCTGCCCCCATGTATGGATCAGGGATTGTTG GAAAGCCTGAGCGAGGACCATACTCGTCATTTGCACCACAG CCGGGCTTTATGCCCAATGAAATGCCCATGCCCAGTCCTGATGCCCTCTCCCCGTCTGGCATGAAGTCCAACTCCCAGTTTTATTCCTCATATGAGGGAAGCAACGCTCGTAGGAGACCCTCACAGGAGCCCATTG GCACACAGCCAAAAAAGATCAGGAAGGTGCCCCCTGGCCTGCCCTCCTCG GTTTATGCATCAGCCTCAGGAGAGGAGTTTAACCGGGACAATGCTGGCTACCCAGCCCCGAAGGCAGGAAACGTCTACCCACCACCATTCTACATGCAAG AAGGCCTTCACCCACCCTCTGATCCATGGGGCTCTGCCAGGTCGATGGTTCAGCCTGCTTATACTACCATGCTGGGAAACCCCCCCCACCTGAGCCAGCATGCTCCCTTCACTGCCCTCAACCCCCAAGACAGACTG aaacGGCAGCCGCTGCCCCTCTCTCCCCAGAACTACCCCATGCATGGCGGTGAGGTGAACGGGGCTCATCCTGCGGGCTTCCACTCGGGCCCCAGCAGCTTCGGAGTCCCCAGCCACACACCCCCTATGGCTGACCCCATTATGG CAAATCGAGGAACAGTACCGGGAAGTTCAGGGGATGAGATTGGAAAAGCCCTAGCATCT ATCTATCCCTCCGATCCGCACAGTAACACCTACCCTCCGTCTCCATCTACTCCCTCTGGCTCTCCCCAGGCTGTATCAG GCTCTGCATCCCAGTGGACTCGGTCCTCTGGCCAGGCCACACCTTCGCCCAACTTTGACAGTGGAATTCAGTCCATG CCGAATAATAAAATGGAGGACCGTCTGGACGAAGCCCTCAATGTTCTTCAGCGTCACGCCAGCGGACAAGGAGGGCCAGGCCTGGCTGAGATGCACAGTCTGCTGGCGTCCGGCTTAGGGTTACCTCCTGCCTTCACCAGCGCAGCACTTGGATTGGCCAGTCGCCTGCCTGGACTG ATGTCCAGTCTCCATGAGGACTCTGCTGGCCTGCCCTCTAGTGGAGGACTTATGCACGGTCACCACGGCCCTGCATCTGGCCAGACGGGCTCTCAGCCTGAAGGCTTCACCG GCCTGTCCGGGAGCCTCAATCGCTCCAGTGGGTCTGATATAAAACGAGAGGACAAGGAGGACGATGAAAACTGCTCAATCACCGACAGGTCAGAGGACGAGAAAAAAGACGTGAAAGCCCGGCTTGGAACGAG TTTGGATGATGAGGAAGACGATGAAGATCTTCCAGTGGAGGTTAAGGCTGAGCGGGAGAAAGTGAGGAGGATGGCAAACAACACCCGTGAGCGGCTACGTGTGCGGGACATCAACGAGGCTTTTAAGGAGCTGGGACGCATGTGTCAGCTCCATATGAGCCACGAGAAACCGCAGACCAAATTGATCGTACTGCAACAGGCCGTTAACGTTATACTCAACCTGGAGCAACAAGTCCGAG
- the tcf3a gene encoding transcription factor 3a isoform X3, with amino-acid sequence MAAVESDKELNDLLDFSAMFEPPVSNGKNRPTTLASSQFGGSGIDERSASGPWGPGEQNSPSFNQGRGYGEQGLYSEQEGIAPAPMYGSGIVGKPERGPYSSFAPQPGFMPNEMPMPSPDALSPSGMKSNSQFYSSYEGSNARRRPSQEPIGTQPKKIRKVPPGLPSSVYASASGEEFNRDNAGYPAPKAGNVYPPPFYMQEGLHPPSDPWGSARSMVQPAYTTMLGNPPHLSQHAPFTALNPQDRLKRQPLPLSPQNYPMHGGEVNGAHPAGFHSGPSSFGVPSHTPPMADPIMANRGTVPGSSGDEIGKALASIYPSDPHSNTYPPSPSTPSGSPQAVSGSASQWTRSSGQATPSPNFDSGIQSMPNNKMEDRLDEALNVLQRHASGQGGPGLAEMHSLLASGLGLPPAFTSAALGLASRLPGLMSSLHEDSAGLPSSGGLMHGHHGPASGQTGSQPEGFTGLSGSLNRSSGSDIKREDKEDDENCSITDSLDDEEDDEDLPVEVKAEREKVRRMANNTRERLRVRDINEAFKELGRMCQLHMSHEKPQTKLIVLQQAVNVILNLEQQVRERNLNPKAACLKRREEEKVSGVDPQMQLGGHMGDGHM; translated from the exons ATGGCTGCAGTGGAATCAGACAAGGAGCTCAACGACTTGCTGGATTTTAGCGCG ATGTTTGAGCCTCCAGTATCAAACGGGAAGAACCGTCCAACTACTCTCGCCAGCAGTCAGTTTGGAGGTTCAG GTATAGATGAGAGGAGTGCATCCGGTCCCTGGGGGCCCGGAGAACAGAACAGTCCATCTTTCAACCAAGGAAGG GGTTATGGAGAGCAGGGCCTTTACAGTGAGCAGGAGGGCATTGCCCCTGCCCCCATGTATGGATCAGGGATTGTTG GAAAGCCTGAGCGAGGACCATACTCGTCATTTGCACCACAG CCGGGCTTTATGCCCAATGAAATGCCCATGCCCAGTCCTGATGCCCTCTCCCCGTCTGGCATGAAGTCCAACTCCCAGTTTTATTCCTCATATGAGGGAAGCAACGCTCGTAGGAGACCCTCACAGGAGCCCATTG GCACACAGCCAAAAAAGATCAGGAAGGTGCCCCCTGGCCTGCCCTCCTCG GTTTATGCATCAGCCTCAGGAGAGGAGTTTAACCGGGACAATGCTGGCTACCCAGCCCCGAAGGCAGGAAACGTCTACCCACCACCATTCTACATGCAAG AAGGCCTTCACCCACCCTCTGATCCATGGGGCTCTGCCAGGTCGATGGTTCAGCCTGCTTATACTACCATGCTGGGAAACCCCCCCCACCTGAGCCAGCATGCTCCCTTCACTGCCCTCAACCCCCAAGACAGACTG aaacGGCAGCCGCTGCCCCTCTCTCCCCAGAACTACCCCATGCATGGCGGTGAGGTGAACGGGGCTCATCCTGCGGGCTTCCACTCGGGCCCCAGCAGCTTCGGAGTCCCCAGCCACACACCCCCTATGGCTGACCCCATTATGG CAAATCGAGGAACAGTACCGGGAAGTTCAGGGGATGAGATTGGAAAAGCCCTAGCATCT ATCTATCCCTCCGATCCGCACAGTAACACCTACCCTCCGTCTCCATCTACTCCCTCTGGCTCTCCCCAGGCTGTATCAG GCTCTGCATCCCAGTGGACTCGGTCCTCTGGCCAGGCCACACCTTCGCCCAACTTTGACAGTGGAATTCAGTCCATG CCGAATAATAAAATGGAGGACCGTCTGGACGAAGCCCTCAATGTTCTTCAGCGTCACGCCAGCGGACAAGGAGGGCCAGGCCTGGCTGAGATGCACAGTCTGCTGGCGTCCGGCTTAGGGTTACCTCCTGCCTTCACCAGCGCAGCACTTGGATTGGCCAGTCGCCTGCCTGGACTG ATGTCCAGTCTCCATGAGGACTCTGCTGGCCTGCCCTCTAGTGGAGGACTTATGCACGGTCACCACGGCCCTGCATCTGGCCAGACGGGCTCTCAGCCTGAAGGCTTCACCG GCCTGTCCGGGAGCCTCAATCGCTCCAGTGGGTCTGATATAAAACGAGAGGACAAGGAGGACGATGAAAACTGCTCAATCACCGACAG TTTGGATGATGAGGAAGACGATGAAGATCTTCCAGTGGAGGTTAAGGCTGAGCGGGAGAAAGTGAGGAGGATGGCAAACAACACCCGTGAGCGGCTACGTGTGCGGGACATCAACGAGGCTTTTAAGGAGCTGGGACGCATGTGTCAGCTCCATATGAGCCACGAGAAACCGCAGACCAAATTGATCGTACTGCAACAGGCCGTTAACGTTATACTCAACCTGGAGCAACAAGTCCGAG
- the tcf3a gene encoding transcription factor 3a isoform X2, translated as MAAVESDKELNDLLDFSAMFEPPVSNGKNRPTTLASSQFGGSGIDERSASGPWGPGEQNSPSFNQGRGYGEQGLYSEQEGIAPAPMYGSGIVGKPERGPYSSFAPQPGFMPNEMPMPSPDALSPSGMKSNSQFYSSYEGSNARRRPSQEPIGTQPKKIRKVPPGLPSSVYASASGEEFNRDNAGYPAPKAGNVYPPPFYMQEGLHPPSDPWGSARSMVQPAYTTMLGNPPHLSQHAPFTALNPQDRLKRQPLPLSPQNYPMHGGEVNGAHPAGFHSGPSSFGVPSHTPPMADPIMANRGTVPGSSGDEIGKALASIYPSDPHSNTYPPSPSTPSGSPQAVSGSASQWTRSSGQATPSPNFDSGIQSMPNNKMEDRLDEALNVLQRHASGQGGPGLAEMHSLLASGLGLPPAFTSAALGLASRLPGLMSSLHEDSAGLPSSGGLMHGHHGPASGQTGSQPEGFTGLSGSLNRSSGSDIKREDKEDDENCSITDRSEDEKKDVKARLGTSVVSVNDENLTAEEKEQREKERRHANNTRERVRVRDINEAFRELGRMVQVHMQTDKAQTKLIILQQAVQVIMGLEKQVRERNLNPKAACLKRREEEKVSGVDPQMQLGGHMGDGHM; from the exons ATGGCTGCAGTGGAATCAGACAAGGAGCTCAACGACTTGCTGGATTTTAGCGCG ATGTTTGAGCCTCCAGTATCAAACGGGAAGAACCGTCCAACTACTCTCGCCAGCAGTCAGTTTGGAGGTTCAG GTATAGATGAGAGGAGTGCATCCGGTCCCTGGGGGCCCGGAGAACAGAACAGTCCATCTTTCAACCAAGGAAGG GGTTATGGAGAGCAGGGCCTTTACAGTGAGCAGGAGGGCATTGCCCCTGCCCCCATGTATGGATCAGGGATTGTTG GAAAGCCTGAGCGAGGACCATACTCGTCATTTGCACCACAG CCGGGCTTTATGCCCAATGAAATGCCCATGCCCAGTCCTGATGCCCTCTCCCCGTCTGGCATGAAGTCCAACTCCCAGTTTTATTCCTCATATGAGGGAAGCAACGCTCGTAGGAGACCCTCACAGGAGCCCATTG GCACACAGCCAAAAAAGATCAGGAAGGTGCCCCCTGGCCTGCCCTCCTCG GTTTATGCATCAGCCTCAGGAGAGGAGTTTAACCGGGACAATGCTGGCTACCCAGCCCCGAAGGCAGGAAACGTCTACCCACCACCATTCTACATGCAAG AAGGCCTTCACCCACCCTCTGATCCATGGGGCTCTGCCAGGTCGATGGTTCAGCCTGCTTATACTACCATGCTGGGAAACCCCCCCCACCTGAGCCAGCATGCTCCCTTCACTGCCCTCAACCCCCAAGACAGACTG aaacGGCAGCCGCTGCCCCTCTCTCCCCAGAACTACCCCATGCATGGCGGTGAGGTGAACGGGGCTCATCCTGCGGGCTTCCACTCGGGCCCCAGCAGCTTCGGAGTCCCCAGCCACACACCCCCTATGGCTGACCCCATTATGG CAAATCGAGGAACAGTACCGGGAAGTTCAGGGGATGAGATTGGAAAAGCCCTAGCATCT ATCTATCCCTCCGATCCGCACAGTAACACCTACCCTCCGTCTCCATCTACTCCCTCTGGCTCTCCCCAGGCTGTATCAG GCTCTGCATCCCAGTGGACTCGGTCCTCTGGCCAGGCCACACCTTCGCCCAACTTTGACAGTGGAATTCAGTCCATG CCGAATAATAAAATGGAGGACCGTCTGGACGAAGCCCTCAATGTTCTTCAGCGTCACGCCAGCGGACAAGGAGGGCCAGGCCTGGCTGAGATGCACAGTCTGCTGGCGTCCGGCTTAGGGTTACCTCCTGCCTTCACCAGCGCAGCACTTGGATTGGCCAGTCGCCTGCCTGGACTG ATGTCCAGTCTCCATGAGGACTCTGCTGGCCTGCCCTCTAGTGGAGGACTTATGCACGGTCACCACGGCCCTGCATCTGGCCAGACGGGCTCTCAGCCTGAAGGCTTCACCG GCCTGTCCGGGAGCCTCAATCGCTCCAGTGGGTCTGATATAAAACGAGAGGACAAGGAGGACGATGAAAACTGCTCAATCACCGACAGGTCAGAGGACGAGAAAAAAGACGTGAAAGCCCGGCTTGGAACGAG CGTTGTCTCGGTGAACGATGAGAACCTGACTgcagaggagaaggagcagaGGGAGAAGGAGCGCCGCCACGCTAACAACACTAGGGAGAGGGTGCGCGTGCGCGACATTAACGAAGCCTTCAGAGAGCTGGGCAGGATGGTTCAGGTCCACATGCAGACCGACAAGGCCCAGACCAAGCTTATCATCCTGCAGCAGGCTGTGCAGGTCATTATGGGCCTGGAGAAGCAGGTGCGAG